In the Klebsiella aerogenes KCTC 2190 genome, one interval contains:
- a CDS encoding YdgH/BhsA/McbA-like domain containing protein, producing MKSIKTFVAVIALAASFGSFAAQSVTATASTMDAAEAKIAAQAQAAGASSYTITEAFNGNRVHMTAELNK from the coding sequence ATGAAAAGCATCAAAACTTTTGTCGCTGTTATCGCTCTGGCCGCTTCTTTCGGTTCTTTCGCCGCGCAATCCGTGACCGCCACCGCCTCCACTATGGACGCCGCGGAAGCGAAAATCGCCGCTCAGGCGCAGGCTGCCGGCGCGTCTTCTTACACCATTACCGAAGCGTTTAACGGTAACCGCGTGCATATGACCGCTGAACTGAACAAATAA